Proteins from a single region of Natrinema amylolyticum:
- a CDS encoding pirin family protein, translated as MDDSASTRTQPQIHTAPRTDISQNQGKFRIHLNFPGHALPNHDDHGYGPLATVVESFMDPGTLIRMHQHRNEEIISWVPDGVMRHDDRQGNALVTDSDHLMVMNAGSGFWHAEETTADDPPLRMLQIFVRPHSLDLEPGIQHEPIPEQTPNAWRHLFGPEDSDAPLYVRNDVHFYDCRLEAGATVTLPSRSEWDTYVYVFDGAVTAGDEETSIGYTESGLVTDEGDVSVTASEDSIIVAFCINPAAPITRQGTIGR; from the coding sequence ATGGACGATTCGGCGTCAACTCGAACGCAGCCACAGATCCATACAGCGCCGCGAACGGATATCTCACAGAATCAGGGCAAGTTCAGGATCCATCTCAATTTCCCCGGTCACGCGCTCCCGAATCACGACGACCACGGCTACGGTCCGCTGGCGACCGTCGTCGAGTCGTTCATGGACCCGGGAACGCTGATCCGGATGCACCAGCATCGAAACGAGGAAATTATCTCGTGGGTACCCGATGGTGTGATGCGCCACGACGACCGGCAGGGCAACGCTCTCGTCACCGATTCCGACCACCTGATGGTGATGAACGCCGGCAGTGGTTTCTGGCACGCCGAGGAGACTACCGCGGACGACCCGCCACTGCGGATGCTGCAGATATTCGTCCGCCCGCACAGCCTCGACTTGGAGCCCGGTATCCAGCATGAACCCATCCCCGAACAAACACCCAACGCGTGGCGCCATCTCTTCGGCCCCGAAGACAGCGATGCCCCCCTGTACGTCCGCAACGACGTCCACTTCTACGACTGCCGACTCGAGGCTGGCGCGACCGTCACACTGCCCTCCCGTTCGGAATGGGATACCTACGTCTACGTGTTCGACGGGGCAGTCACGGCCGGGGATGAGGAAACCAGTATCGGCTACACGGAAAGTGGACTGGTGACCGACGAGGGCGATGTGTCCGTGACCGCTTCTGAGGACTCGATCATCGTCGCATTCTGTATCAACCCTGCGGCTCCGATCACCCGCCAGGGGACGATCGGCCGTTAG
- a CDS encoding FAD-dependent oxidoreductase codes for MSATETARAETTFDHDVVIVGGGPAGCAAGVFTARYGLDTVIFDRGRSSIQRCAHLENYLGFPAGIDIETLYGLLHDHAERAGCEIVSDLVESVERVDDGDGFVIGLQDGERVTARRVVAATRYDGEYMRGLDDETAMFETHEHDGEEHVHFDKSYAESDGTTPVDGLFIASPYGETGYQAIMAAGHGTRVGITVVEAVRREQGYPDPLANYYDWMRMDAELEDEWRDRDRWREQFDDRLPDDHGLGDERLTELREREIDRRLASYLSDEEIEQRRERGQKQLLEHIDDDLILRAAREIEST; via the coding sequence ATGAGTGCGACCGAGACTGCGCGAGCGGAGACGACGTTCGATCACGACGTCGTCATCGTCGGCGGCGGTCCCGCGGGCTGTGCAGCGGGCGTTTTCACCGCCCGGTATGGCCTGGACACGGTCATCTTCGATCGCGGGCGCTCCTCGATTCAGCGATGTGCACACCTCGAGAACTATCTCGGCTTCCCGGCAGGGATCGACATCGAGACGCTGTACGGGCTGCTACACGACCACGCCGAGCGGGCAGGGTGTGAGATCGTCTCCGACCTCGTCGAGTCAGTCGAGCGGGTCGACGACGGAGACGGGTTCGTTATCGGTCTCCAAGACGGGGAGCGGGTCACCGCTCGCCGGGTGGTCGCGGCCACGCGCTACGATGGCGAGTATATGCGCGGTCTCGACGACGAGACGGCGATGTTCGAGACGCACGAGCACGACGGCGAGGAACACGTGCATTTCGACAAGAGTTACGCCGAGAGCGACGGCACCACGCCGGTCGACGGGCTCTTCATCGCATCACCGTACGGAGAGACCGGCTACCAAGCGATCATGGCCGCCGGACACGGCACACGGGTCGGGATCACCGTCGTCGAGGCCGTTCGACGGGAGCAAGGCTATCCCGACCCACTGGCGAATTACTACGACTGGATGCGCATGGACGCGGAACTCGAGGACGAGTGGCGCGACCGAGACCGGTGGCGAGAGCAGTTCGACGACAGACTGCCCGACGACCACGGCCTCGGGGACGAGCGACTCACCGAACTCCGTGAACGGGAGATCGATCGCAGACTCGCATCGTATCTCTCCGATGAGGAGATCGAACAGCGGCGTGAGCGCGGTCAGAAGCAACTGCTCGAACATATCGACGACGACCTGATTCTCCGAGCGGCGCGTGAAATCGAGAGTACCTAA
- a CDS encoding ABC transporter substrate-binding protein: MRDDTDSTTDVPTRRDALKYGGTVIGGGLLAGCTGDPGTESADDTSGSYSVTMEPVGTVEFDGVPETWVPYTGDYADMGVALGQSDGLSAIGVSDRFGIHLYEELPGVSVDEGDLTELYQDGTGKEVFYELESDVHLIDPNFMVNRLQWSQADVDEIRDTVAPFVGNTIFSRVYDWHDYADYTMYEAFEKVAQVFREQARYEAFEEYHDEVLADVRARIPNETPDIAVLYPAEIPPESFYPYLIGSGTQSKHWNDLDVGDALAQRGIADAQAGGGSIDYELLLDIDPDAIAIRIQGEITQEYFDDEIVSHLRTHDVASELQAVQNDRVIYGGLTYQGPIIHLFQLERAARELYPDEFGDEQLFDRQRVADIVNGEFDQ; encoded by the coding sequence ATGAGAGACGATACCGATAGCACGACGGACGTACCGACACGCAGAGACGCGCTGAAATACGGCGGCACCGTGATCGGCGGCGGACTGCTCGCCGGCTGTACGGGCGATCCGGGAACGGAATCAGCGGACGACACGAGCGGATCATACTCCGTGACGATGGAGCCCGTGGGTACCGTCGAGTTCGACGGGGTTCCCGAAACCTGGGTTCCGTACACCGGTGATTACGCAGATATGGGCGTCGCACTCGGCCAGAGCGACGGGCTCTCGGCAATCGGGGTCAGTGACCGGTTCGGGATCCATCTGTACGAAGAACTTCCCGGCGTCTCCGTCGACGAGGGCGACCTCACCGAACTCTATCAGGACGGTACCGGCAAAGAGGTCTTTTACGAGCTCGAGAGCGACGTCCATCTCATCGATCCGAACTTCATGGTGAACCGCCTCCAGTGGAGTCAGGCCGACGTCGACGAGATCCGAGACACCGTCGCTCCGTTCGTCGGCAACACGATCTTCTCTCGCGTCTACGACTGGCACGACTACGCGGACTACACGATGTACGAAGCGTTCGAGAAGGTCGCGCAGGTGTTCCGAGAGCAGGCCCGGTACGAGGCCTTCGAGGAGTATCACGACGAAGTGCTCGCTGACGTTCGAGCACGGATCCCGAACGAAACGCCGGACATCGCGGTCCTCTATCCGGCAGAGATACCGCCGGAATCGTTCTATCCGTACCTGATCGGCTCCGGGACGCAGTCCAAACACTGGAACGACCTAGACGTCGGAGACGCTCTCGCTCAGCGCGGCATCGCGGACGCGCAGGCCGGCGGCGGCAGCATCGATTACGAATTACTGTTAGACATCGACCCGGACGCCATCGCCATCAGGATTCAAGGCGAAATCACACAGGAGTACTTCGACGACGAAATCGTCTCCCACCTCCGGACCCACGACGTCGCGAGCGAACTGCAGGCAGTGCAGAACGATCGCGTCATCTACGGTGGCCTGACTTATCAGGGGCCGATCATCCACCTGTTTCAGCTCGAGCGGGCGGCTCGCGAACTGTATCCGGACGAGTTTGGAGATGAACAGCTGTTTGACCGACAGCGAGTCGCGGACATCGTCAACGGGGAGTTCGACCAATGA
- a CDS encoding ABC transporter substrate-binding protein, with protein MSDDTDRTTEAPTRRDALKYGGTLAAGVALAGCSDLAEQSGGDETASSESYSVTMAPMGEVSFDSPPEGIFTRLTHHAGMAFALGRGNDVNAMHAPEYYDKLWNQFTPRLPGVTLDWTGLYSSWDPSKEMLYDLDSDVHLADPASVNALDSWNAEDVEEIDETVSPWFGNKYSDRHDEPPSNWADRYEYYGLWEMFEKVAAVFREEERYEALAEIHTSLLDTIETDLPPKQERPTVVMAGMSDIESMYAYTLDTPGFLTAHVRPLGPIGALGDGVSSGDMIDMEVLLEADPDVLFSLGGMHPDTDLSGIRSALRNHSAGSKLSAVRNERVYPQGARYQGPILNLFQLEMTAKQLYPDVFGEWPAYTEGPYPEIPEGEQLFDRQAVAEIITGDR; from the coding sequence ATGAGTGACGACACTGACAGAACGACTGAGGCACCGACGCGCAGAGACGCACTGAAATACGGCGGGACGCTCGCAGCCGGTGTCGCCCTCGCGGGATGTTCGGATCTGGCCGAACAGAGCGGCGGGGACGAGACGGCCAGCAGTGAATCGTACTCGGTGACGATGGCACCGATGGGCGAGGTGTCGTTCGACTCGCCACCGGAGGGCATCTTCACGCGGCTGACCCACCACGCCGGGATGGCCTTCGCCCTCGGCCGCGGGAACGACGTCAACGCGATGCACGCCCCCGAGTACTACGACAAACTGTGGAATCAGTTCACGCCGCGACTGCCCGGCGTTACGCTCGACTGGACCGGGTTGTACTCCTCGTGGGATCCGAGCAAGGAGATGCTCTACGATCTCGACAGCGACGTCCACCTGGCCGATCCGGCGAGTGTCAACGCCCTCGATAGCTGGAACGCGGAGGACGTCGAGGAGATCGATGAGACCGTGTCCCCGTGGTTCGGAAACAAGTACAGCGACAGACACGACGAGCCGCCGTCAAACTGGGCCGACCGCTACGAGTACTACGGCCTCTGGGAAATGTTCGAGAAGGTCGCAGCGGTGTTCCGCGAGGAGGAGCGGTACGAGGCGCTCGCGGAGATACACACGTCCCTGTTGGACACGATCGAGACGGATCTGCCCCCGAAACAGGAACGCCCAACCGTAGTCATGGCGGGAATGAGCGATATCGAGAGCATGTACGCCTACACGCTTGACACGCCCGGATTTCTGACGGCGCACGTGCGCCCGCTCGGTCCAATCGGCGCGCTGGGCGATGGCGTCTCCTCGGGCGACATGATCGACATGGAAGTACTGCTCGAGGCCGATCCGGACGTTCTCTTCTCGCTGGGCGGGATGCACCCCGACACGGATCTGTCCGGGATTCGATCGGCGTTACGGAACCACTCCGCCGGCAGCAAGCTCTCGGCGGTCCGAAACGAGCGCGTCTACCCGCAGGGGGCCCGCTACCAGGGGCCGATTCTGAACCTGTTCCAGTTGGAGATGACAGCGAAACAACTCTACCCCGATGTTTTCGGCGAGTGGCCGGCCTACACCGAGGGGCCGTATCCGGAGATTCCCGAAGGCGAGCAGCTATTCGACCGGCAGGCGGTCGCAGAGATCATCACGGGTGATCGGTGA
- a CDS encoding ABC transporter substrate-binding protein — translation MGDETIRGKPTRRDFVTYGSTAVGSGLLAGCSELVGQEGAAETETAGDESYSVSMEPMGSVAFDQVPERWAAYDGGYADMAVALGQADGLTGVGGADRYYTYVYDELPDVTIDRDVIEQYPEVRTKEEFYELESDVHLYDPQMLVNWFDWSEGDVDEIATNVAPFVGNLIFRRSDNWHDYRYYTLYEAFEKVAEVFQQQDRYEAFSELHTEFITSIQERLPPSDDRPEVFLTFEGTDEPETFSPYRLGDAGTSKKQWRDLGVHDALSGTDIDNLSTTNRGELDYENLLEIDPDVILVRGHERQSATAFRDTVLDYMQSHPVGSELTAVQNGRVYRGGYLNQGPIHNLFLTERAAKQLFPEEFGDVTGDEQLFDRQAVADIITGEFER, via the coding sequence ATGGGAGACGAAACGATACGCGGCAAACCGACGCGGCGGGATTTCGTAACGTACGGCAGTACAGCTGTTGGAAGTGGACTGCTAGCAGGGTGTTCGGAGTTAGTCGGACAGGAGGGAGCGGCGGAGACAGAGACGGCCGGGGACGAATCGTACTCGGTGTCGATGGAACCGATGGGAAGCGTCGCGTTCGATCAGGTACCCGAACGATGGGCCGCATACGACGGCGGCTACGCCGATATGGCCGTTGCACTGGGTCAGGCCGACGGGTTGACCGGCGTCGGTGGTGCGGATCGCTACTACACCTACGTTTACGACGAACTTCCCGACGTCACCATCGACCGAGACGTCATCGAGCAATATCCGGAGGTCCGAACCAAAGAGGAGTTCTACGAACTCGAGAGCGACGTCCACCTGTACGACCCCCAGATGCTGGTCAATTGGTTCGACTGGAGCGAGGGAGACGTCGACGAGATCGCGACGAACGTCGCGCCGTTCGTTGGGAATCTGATCTTCCGCCGATCGGACAACTGGCACGATTACCGCTACTACACGCTGTACGAAGCGTTCGAGAAAGTGGCCGAAGTCTTCCAGCAGCAGGATCGCTACGAGGCATTCAGCGAACTGCACACCGAGTTTATCACGTCGATTCAGGAGCGGCTGCCGCCCAGTGACGACCGACCGGAGGTCTTCCTCACCTTCGAGGGGACCGACGAACCGGAGACGTTCTCGCCGTATCGGCTCGGCGATGCGGGGACGAGCAAGAAACAGTGGCGCGATCTCGGCGTCCACGACGCGCTGTCGGGGACGGATATCGACAACCTCAGCACCACGAACCGCGGTGAACTCGACTACGAGAACTTACTCGAGATCGATCCCGACGTGATTCTCGTCCGCGGCCACGAACGACAGTCCGCCACGGCGTTCCGCGACACCGTTCTCGACTACATGCAGAGCCATCCCGTCGGGAGCGAACTCACTGCCGTACAGAACGGGCGGGTGTATCGCGGCGGCTACCTCAATCAGGGGCCAATTCACAATCTCTTCCTGACCGAGCGAGCGGCGAAGCAACTGTTTCCCGAGGAGTTCGGCGACGTGACCGGTGACGAACAACTCTTCGACCGACAGGCGGTCGCGGACATCATCACCGGGGAGTTCGAACGATGA
- a CDS encoding RNA-guided endonuclease InsQ/TnpB family protein → MVTVTVTAKFHNPSLSRRKEWQHASRLYRDTKQFCIEGWENGDFDKSVTTASIDNDLYSAIQNQAIREAKSDHNKDGEVRYRESQPFAVNNQNWELDTTDNGAVIVGFPCISQWWYTPIEVYDDIADPVDQLVEGDAEKTRLQVYRRGADWYCTFNIEYDTDTSGETPIGVDIGERHILAATAYGENESMLVSGGEAKYVRRKYRSLRDSLSEAGALRARNRVGNKEQRRIKDLNHKLSRRLITFAEQFENPVIRMEDLKGIRENSSWSGVHSWHFHQLQQFITYKAERAGIRVEMVDAYHTSQECSACGSMGARNGDYFSCSECNRERHADLNASENIAQREGEPCTA, encoded by the coding sequence ATGGTCACGGTGACTGTCACCGCGAAGTTCCATAACCCATCCCTCTCACGGCGGAAAGAGTGGCAACACGCCTCTCGACTCTACCGTGACACCAAGCAGTTCTGCATCGAGGGATGGGAGAACGGCGACTTTGACAAATCCGTGACCACGGCCAGTATCGACAATGACCTCTACTCGGCTATCCAGAACCAAGCTATCCGAGAGGCGAAATCCGACCACAACAAGGACGGAGAGGTTCGCTATCGAGAGAGTCAGCCGTTCGCCGTCAACAACCAGAACTGGGAACTCGACACGACCGACAATGGCGCGGTCATCGTCGGTTTTCCATGCATCTCGCAGTGGTGGTACACGCCGATAGAGGTGTACGACGACATTGCCGACCCTGTAGACCAATTGGTCGAAGGTGACGCAGAGAAGACACGACTTCAAGTGTACCGTCGCGGAGCCGACTGGTATTGTACGTTCAACATCGAGTACGACACCGACACGTCGGGCGAGACACCCATTGGTGTCGATATAGGCGAACGGCACATCCTCGCTGCGACAGCCTATGGTGAGAACGAGTCAATGCTGGTGTCGGGTGGTGAGGCGAAGTACGTTCGACGCAAATATCGTTCCCTACGCGATTCGCTTTCGGAAGCGGGTGCGCTTCGCGCACGTAACCGCGTGGGTAACAAAGAACAGCGTCGAATCAAGGACTTGAACCACAAACTCTCCCGTCGCCTCATCACATTCGCGGAACAGTTCGAGAATCCTGTCATTCGGATGGAAGACCTCAAAGGTATCCGCGAGAACAGTTCGTGGTCAGGTGTCCACTCGTGGCATTTCCACCAACTCCAACAGTTCATCACGTACAAAGCCGAACGTGCTGGCATCCGTGTCGAGATGGTCGATGCATATCATACCAGTCAGGAGTGTTCGGCGTGTGGTTCGATGGGGGCTCGTAATGGTGACTACTTTTCGTGCTCGGAGTGCAATCGTGAACGCCACGCTGACCTGAACGCATCGGAGAATATCGCACAACGGGAGGGTGAACCATGCACGGCGTAG
- a CDS encoding FecCD family ABC transporter permease: MSGKKSKAGTERVAASALNRTRFGWLLDPNLVMVVFGSLAIVLVGGLIQVSYGAYSMTATEAWYALFNPNVIFNPQAWDAFLLGEAMPEMRTESLIVWNIRLPRVFVAVLVGMNLGVSGAIFQAVTRNELASPFILGVSSGAGLMILLTLVVFGSLTAFLPLIAALGGAGAFLIVYVIAWKNGTSPVRLVLAGVIVGTVFGSLQTALFFFADDIGVVQSAIAWTTGSLTGTDWEQVRLILPWTFVVVLLSIAGSRQMNVLLLGEQTAKSLGMSIEKVRFALSGVAVLAAAASIAVAGIVGFVGLIVPHMVRNLVGSDSKKLIIGCLFIGPALMVSADVGARLALSPTQVPVGIVTGLLGGPYFLYLMRKQENMGEI; this comes from the coding sequence ATGAGCGGAAAAAAGTCGAAGGCCGGAACGGAACGAGTCGCGGCGTCGGCGCTAAACCGAACGCGATTCGGCTGGCTCCTCGATCCGAATCTCGTCATGGTGGTGTTCGGCAGTCTCGCTATCGTATTGGTTGGTGGATTAATTCAGGTGAGCTACGGGGCCTATTCAATGACGGCTACGGAGGCGTGGTATGCGCTATTCAATCCGAACGTGATATTCAATCCGCAGGCCTGGGACGCGTTCTTGCTGGGTGAGGCGATGCCAGAGATGCGGACCGAAAGCCTGATCGTCTGGAATATCCGCCTCCCGCGGGTGTTCGTCGCAGTCCTCGTCGGAATGAATCTCGGGGTCTCGGGGGCGATCTTTCAAGCGGTGACCCGAAACGAACTCGCGAGTCCCTTCATTCTCGGTGTCTCCTCCGGAGCAGGGCTCATGATCCTACTGACGCTCGTCGTGTTCGGGAGTCTGACGGCGTTTCTCCCCCTGATCGCCGCTCTCGGCGGAGCGGGCGCGTTTCTCATCGTCTACGTGATCGCCTGGAAGAACGGGACCTCACCGGTTCGGCTGGTCCTCGCCGGTGTCATCGTCGGGACCGTCTTCGGCTCGCTGCAGACGGCGCTGTTTTTCTTCGCCGACGATATCGGTGTCGTCCAGTCGGCCATCGCGTGGACCACGGGGTCGCTTACCGGAACCGATTGGGAACAGGTTCGACTCATACTCCCGTGGACGTTCGTAGTGGTGTTGCTCTCTATCGCCGGTTCACGCCAAATGAACGTCCTCCTGCTGGGTGAGCAGACGGCGAAGTCCCTGGGAATGTCGATCGAGAAGGTCCGGTTCGCACTGTCGGGCGTCGCCGTCCTCGCGGCAGCGGCGAGCATCGCCGTCGCCGGCATCGTCGGATTCGTCGGACTCATCGTTCCGCATATGGTGCGGAACCTCGTCGGGAGCGACTCGAAGAAACTGATTATCGGCTGCCTGTTCATCGGTCCGGCGCTGATGGTCAGTGCCGACGTGGGCGCACGACTCGCACTGAGTCCCACACAGGTCCCCGTCGGCATCGTCACCGGCCTCCTCGGCGGGCCGTACTTCCTCTATTTGATGCGCAAACAGGAGAACATGGGTGAAATCTGA
- a CDS encoding HEAT repeat domain-containing protein yields MDDSTQPPPIDRITAALDDGSQERAVTHLKQLRRDDTERQKTVLRKLRQIAEERPTTLEPVLTTLTRFLTDEERSVRLTTAKLFVAVAEADPKAGSAVVSPLADRLADEDEFYYVRARSAEALGYVALERPDSVASPEVLADLRIGLSFDEPEVREKLAKALEYVALGDQDRLRHHVADLTGHLTDSSELVRYHLCTALVVVGCEYPSALSESQTALADRLDDESPYVRGRAAEALGLLARSESDEAIPEMPSTTDDDAERFLVDRVRFATDGRDDSSVGPPSDEIGTVEAIRNGTEAVVSEITAPDGDECSHCGASLPEAGPPMCPQCGAPH; encoded by the coding sequence ATGGACGATTCGACACAGCCGCCGCCGATAGACCGGATCACGGCCGCTCTGGACGACGGAAGCCAGGAGAGGGCCGTGACCCATCTCAAGCAGCTCAGACGGGATGATACCGAGCGCCAGAAAACAGTGCTTCGGAAGCTCCGGCAGATCGCCGAAGAACGACCGACTACCCTCGAGCCCGTACTCACGACACTGACGCGGTTTCTGACCGACGAAGAGCGATCGGTCCGTCTGACGACCGCGAAACTGTTCGTCGCCGTTGCCGAGGCCGACCCGAAGGCGGGCTCGGCCGTCGTCTCACCGCTCGCTGACCGGTTGGCCGACGAAGACGAGTTCTATTACGTCCGCGCTCGTTCGGCGGAGGCGCTCGGCTACGTCGCACTGGAGCGTCCGGACTCAGTCGCGTCGCCCGAGGTGCTCGCGGACCTGCGAATTGGCCTCTCGTTCGACGAACCCGAAGTGAGAGAGAAACTGGCGAAAGCGCTCGAATACGTAGCGTTGGGCGACCAGGATCGACTCCGTCATCACGTCGCAGACCTGACTGGGCATCTCACTGACTCGAGCGAACTCGTGCGATATCACCTCTGTACTGCGCTCGTCGTGGTCGGGTGTGAGTATCCGAGTGCGTTGTCCGAGAGTCAGACTGCCTTGGCCGATCGATTAGACGATGAGAGCCCCTATGTACGGGGACGAGCAGCCGAGGCGTTGGGATTGCTTGCCCGGTCGGAATCGGACGAGGCGATACCGGAAATGCCGTCGACAACAGATGACGATGCCGAGCGATTCCTCGTCGACCGAGTCCGCTTTGCGACTGACGGACGCGACGATAGCTCGGTAGGTCCCCCGTCCGACGAAATCGGGACGGTCGAGGCGATCCGGAACGGAACCGAGGCAGTCGTTAGTGAGATAACCGCTCCGGACGGCGACGAGTGTTCCCACTGTGGAGCCTCGCTTCCCGAAGCGGGGCCACCGATGTGTCCGCAATGCGGTGCTCCTCACTGA
- a CDS encoding MFS transporter, whose translation MTDRQSTPWATIATLMLAATLPALSGGIVNPVLPAIEAAFPSVPNAGVLAQLVSTLTGLIIAIFAPIIGVLVDRYGRKSVLIVSMIIYGIGPSLAYFLDSLYLILGTRIFLGIAVAGIMVSVTTLIADYFTGKRRETVMGWQGAMMPFGAAVAMIAGGIMADLNWRTVFLTYLIALLMVPLVVRFIDEPDVETASDGSSLPSLTELRNILGELPLAFLTGVYLTMFIGMIGYNQINVEIPFYLQMVTSVSGTMTGIAIAIVSIVAGLVSLNFDRIRERFSPISIIAGIFAATGIGFIVASVTESYWIIVTGIVIAGAGLILLTPTINYWVAARVTEQYRGRALSGVTTTQFLGMFISPIAAEPLIARLGTGQALLAIGGLGFALMVLFVVVGLRQRSNPGTTPATQPND comes from the coding sequence ATGACGGACCGACAGTCGACTCCGTGGGCGACGATCGCGACGCTCATGCTGGCGGCCACGTTGCCCGCACTCTCGGGTGGAATCGTCAATCCGGTGTTGCCGGCGATCGAAGCGGCGTTCCCGTCGGTGCCAAACGCCGGCGTCCTCGCTCAACTAGTCAGTACATTGACTGGTTTGATTATCGCCATCTTCGCGCCGATCATCGGCGTGCTCGTCGACCGCTACGGCCGAAAGTCCGTCCTAATCGTCTCGATGATTATCTACGGAATCGGGCCCAGTTTGGCCTATTTCCTCGATTCGCTGTACCTGATCCTCGGAACCCGAATCTTCCTCGGGATCGCCGTCGCCGGGATCATGGTGAGCGTCACGACGCTGATCGCGGACTACTTCACGGGCAAGCGCCGAGAGACCGTGATGGGCTGGCAGGGCGCGATGATGCCGTTCGGAGCCGCGGTCGCCATGATCGCCGGCGGTATCATGGCCGACCTCAATTGGCGGACCGTGTTCCTCACCTATCTCATCGCGCTGCTCATGGTCCCGCTCGTCGTCCGCTTCATCGACGAACCCGACGTCGAGACGGCGAGCGATGGCTCTTCGCTGCCGTCACTCACCGAATTGCGTAACATCCTCGGCGAACTCCCCCTCGCGTTCCTGACAGGCGTCTATCTGACCATGTTCATCGGTATGATCGGGTACAACCAGATCAACGTCGAGATTCCGTTCTACCTACAGATGGTCACGTCGGTCAGCGGCACGATGACTGGGATCGCGATCGCAATCGTCTCGATCGTCGCCGGGCTCGTGTCGCTGAACTTCGATCGTATCCGCGAGCGATTCAGTCCCATCTCGATCATCGCCGGCATCTTCGCCGCGACCGGAATCGGATTCATCGTCGCCAGTGTGACCGAGAGTTACTGGATCATCGTCACAGGGATCGTCATCGCGGGCGCCGGACTGATACTGCTTACGCCGACGATAAACTACTGGGTGGCAGCGCGCGTCACCGAGCAGTACCGCGGTCGGGCTCTCAGTGGCGTCACGACGACGCAGTTCCTCGGTATGTTCATCTCACCGATCGCGGCCGAACCGCTGATCGCGCGACTGGGCACCGGCCAGGCGCTGCTGGCGATCGGTGGGCTCGGATTCGCGCTCATGGTCCTCTTCGTTGTCGTGGGGCTCCGACAGCGCTCGAACCCCGGAACAACGCCCGCAACGCAGCCGAACGACTGA
- a CDS encoding universal stress protein, which translates to MALETILLAVGNRDETRVEQLTSTAVELAEPVDALVTVAHVVPAESGTISESALPIAGQHRPTVLSDDEYDDVLDRSEIADADGSDVDDAITRHETVRAVVDRLESSGVTAETRGVIGDSGEALVTLARESDADRIVIGGRHRSPTDKVVFGSVAQDVLLSAPCPVTFVRDA; encoded by the coding sequence GTGGCACTGGAAACTATCCTCCTCGCGGTCGGGAATCGCGATGAGACGCGAGTCGAACAGTTGACATCAACCGCGGTCGAGCTCGCCGAGCCGGTCGATGCACTCGTGACGGTCGCGCACGTGGTCCCGGCGGAGTCGGGGACGATCTCGGAGAGCGCATTACCGATCGCCGGGCAGCACCGACCGACCGTACTCTCGGACGACGAATACGACGACGTGCTGGATCGGTCCGAGATCGCCGACGCCGACGGTTCCGACGTCGACGATGCCATCACTCGGCACGAAACCGTCCGGGCAGTCGTCGATCGCTTAGAGAGTTCCGGCGTCACGGCCGAGACGCGCGGTGTGATCGGCGATTCGGGAGAGGCCCTCGTCACGCTCGCGAGGGAGAGCGACGCCGATCGGATCGTTATCGGCGGTCGACACCGGTCGCCGACGGACAAGGTCGTCTTCGGAAGCGTCGCACAGGACGTTCTGCTTTCGGCTCCGTGTCCGGTCACGTTCGTCCGCGACGCCTGA